One region of Mycolicibacterium insubricum genomic DNA includes:
- a CDS encoding VOC family protein — MSDHEVKMIILSTDDLDESIKFYSETLGMGLKFRDGAHFAALDGGPVTLALATDIDHPIPGRVVVGIKTADVDGAAKAIEASGGAIVKGPYDDAHERRAVVYDNKGNGLVFYSPLKR, encoded by the coding sequence GTGAGTGACCACGAAGTGAAGATGATCATTCTGTCCACCGACGACCTGGACGAGTCGATCAAGTTCTACAGCGAGACCCTCGGCATGGGATTGAAGTTCCGCGACGGCGCGCACTTCGCGGCGCTCGACGGCGGGCCGGTGACCCTGGCACTGGCCACCGACATCGACCACCCGATTCCCGGGCGGGTCGTCGTGGGCATCAAGACCGCCGACGTCGACGGTGCGGCCAAGGCCATCGAGGCCAGCGGCGGCGCGATTGTGAAGGGCCCGTACGACGATGCGCACGAGCGCCGCGCCGTGGTGTACGACAACAAGGGCAATGGGCTGGTGTTCTACAGTCCGCTCAAGCGCTGA
- a CDS encoding DUF4185 domain-containing protein, with product MPPRTRIALAATTVAVLGINSLVGVLPQAAADPCSGAAAGAMPPQASPSVLGGNGGEAPSGHRPANANNNAPLPKLGKLSRDLIDAFNPTKARQRAAVTPAPQPAPQTVPQQRAVEPTVPTQEVPHPEMGAGPGTSIIGWVTGVDSAANTLNKFGVSGTDLGIMWDNGDPGNNQVLMAFGDTYGYCGVRGQQWRYNVLLRTQDRSLSRGINVAPGSMTNRYAGTPEVATGYSKQVVNSIKWAPTEKGIIPTAGISVGNVQYMNFMSIRSWDSPGHWTTNFSAIAVSPDNGQNWGVYPGTVRTPEPNNVANTQYTPGNERFQQGAFVKGGDGFVYSFGTPAGRSGPAYVSRVPQGQVPDLRHYQYWDGGNWVPGNPGAAAPIVDGSVGEMSAQYNTYLKQFLMMYGNEAGDVELRTAPAPQGPWSPPTRVVSAGDTPGGAYAPYLHPWSTGKELYYNLSLWSAYNVMLMKTTLP from the coding sequence ATGCCGCCGCGCACCCGGATTGCCCTGGCCGCGACCACGGTCGCCGTGCTGGGAATCAACTCGCTGGTCGGAGTCCTGCCTCAGGCTGCCGCCGATCCCTGCTCGGGCGCAGCCGCCGGTGCGATGCCGCCGCAAGCCTCGCCGTCGGTGCTGGGTGGAAACGGCGGCGAGGCGCCGTCGGGGCACCGGCCGGCCAACGCGAACAACAATGCGCCGCTGCCCAAGCTGGGCAAGCTGTCCCGGGATCTCATCGACGCGTTCAACCCGACCAAGGCGCGCCAGCGCGCGGCCGTCACCCCCGCACCCCAACCCGCTCCGCAGACCGTGCCGCAGCAGCGCGCCGTCGAACCGACCGTGCCCACCCAGGAGGTTCCGCACCCAGAGATGGGAGCCGGGCCGGGCACCTCGATCATCGGCTGGGTCACCGGCGTCGACAGCGCCGCCAACACCTTGAACAAGTTCGGGGTTTCAGGCACCGACCTCGGAATCATGTGGGACAACGGCGATCCCGGCAACAACCAGGTACTGATGGCGTTCGGTGACACCTACGGCTACTGCGGCGTGCGCGGCCAGCAGTGGCGCTACAACGTGCTGCTGCGGACCCAGGACCGCAGCCTGTCCCGCGGCATCAACGTCGCGCCGGGGTCGATGACCAACCGGTACGCCGGAACGCCGGAGGTCGCCACCGGGTACTCCAAGCAGGTGGTCAACAGCATCAAGTGGGCGCCGACGGAGAAGGGCATCATCCCGACGGCCGGTATCTCGGTCGGCAACGTGCAGTACATGAACTTCATGTCGATCCGCAGCTGGGACAGCCCGGGCCACTGGACCACCAACTTCTCGGCCATCGCGGTGTCCCCGGACAACGGGCAGAACTGGGGTGTTTACCCCGGTACGGTCCGCACACCCGAGCCCAATAACGTTGCCAATACCCAATACACGCCCGGCAACGAAAGATTCCAGCAGGGCGCCTTCGTCAAGGGCGGCGACGGTTTCGTCTACTCGTTCGGCACCCCGGCCGGCCGCAGCGGCCCGGCATATGTGTCCCGGGTGCCCCAGGGCCAGGTGCCCGATCTGCGCCACTACCAGTACTGGGACGGCGGCAACTGGGTGCCGGGCAATCCCGGTGCCGCGGCACCCATCGTCGACGGTTCGGTGGGCGAGATGTCAGCCCAGTACAACACCTACCTCAAGCAATTCCTGATGATGTACGGCAATGAGGCCGGCGACGTCGAACTGCGCACCGCGCCGGCGCCCCAGGGTCCGTGGAGCCCGCCGACGCGCGTGGTGTCCGCGGGGGACACCCCGGGTGGCGCGTACGCGCCGTACCTGCACCCGTGGTCGACGGGCAAGGAGCTGTACTACAACCTGTCGCTGTGGTCGGCCTACAACGTCATGCTGATGAAGACGACGCTGCCGTAG
- a CDS encoding Rv3717 family N-acetylmuramoyl-L-alanine amidase → MSLRMRTVAVIAGLVLSCWPGSPAAPGARADTGVAGKTVVLDPGHAGGNDGNLSRQVPNGRGGTKDCQTTGTSTDGGYPEHSFNWDVVQRIDAELRALGVHTVLTRSDDTSPGPCVDSRAATANAAHPDAIVSIHADGAPAGGHGFHVNYSAPPLNDAQSGPAVQLATTMRDALAGAGLAESTYLGSNGLYGRSDLAGLNLADYPAVLVELGNMRNPGDAAAMTSADGRARYAEAVTSGIVAYLQRGATG, encoded by the coding sequence ATGTCTCTGCGAATGCGTACCGTCGCCGTCATCGCCGGCCTGGTGCTGAGTTGTTGGCCGGGCTCCCCCGCAGCCCCGGGTGCGCGCGCCGACACCGGGGTCGCCGGAAAGACCGTCGTCCTCGATCCCGGCCACGCCGGCGGCAACGACGGCAACCTGAGCCGGCAGGTTCCCAACGGCCGCGGCGGCACCAAGGACTGCCAGACCACCGGCACCAGCACCGACGGCGGGTACCCGGAGCATTCGTTCAACTGGGATGTCGTGCAACGCATCGACGCCGAACTGCGTGCCCTCGGCGTGCACACCGTGCTGACCCGTTCCGACGACACCAGCCCCGGGCCGTGCGTCGACTCCCGCGCCGCCACCGCCAATGCCGCGCACCCCGACGCCATCGTCAGCATCCACGCCGACGGCGCGCCCGCCGGTGGCCACGGCTTCCACGTCAACTATTCCGCGCCGCCGCTCAACGACGCCCAGTCCGGGCCCGCCGTGCAGCTGGCCACCACCATGCGCGACGCGCTGGCCGGCGCCGGCCTGGCCGAATCCACCTATCTGGGCAGCAACGGTCTCTACGGCCGCTCGGATCTGGCCGGGCTCAATCTCGCGGACTACCCGGCGGTGCTGGTCGAGCTCGGCAATATGCGCAATCCCGGCGATGCCGCCGCGATGACCTCCGCCGACGGCCGGGCCCGCTACGCCGAAGCCGTCACTTCCGGGATCGTGGCCTATCTGCAGCGCGGCGCCACCGGCTGA